The Tamandua tetradactyla isolate mTamTet1 chromosome 5, mTamTet1.pri, whole genome shotgun sequence genome window below encodes:
- the LOC143683024 gene encoding olfactory receptor 13A1-like has translation MPGQVGKTNQTQVAQFVLQGFSEHPHLQLLLLNCFFFLYTMALVGNTLIITVITCSSGLHSPMYFFLFNLAIMDIMCTSTVLPKVLVGLAWGENAISFEGCMAQLFFLVWSGSSELLLLTVMAYDRYVAICRPLHYGRLISLRLCLALAVAVWVISALSSSINTSLTAQLSFCGPNVIIHFFCEIPPLLLLSCSSTHVNKIMTLIADAFYGGINFLLILVSYGFIIHSILCIRSAEGKRRAFSTCSSHLIVVSVYYSAVFCAYISPVSSYSPERSKLAGVLYTTMSPTLNPLIYTLRNKEFKTALGKLLHFCKH, from the coding sequence ATGCCAGGCCAAGTAGGGAAGACCAACCAAACACAGGTGGCACAGTTTGTGCTGCAGGGGTTCTCAGAGCACCCACACCTGCAGCTGCTCCTGCTCAACTGCTTCTTCTTCCTCTACACCATGGCCCTTGTGGGAAACACTCTGATCATCACTGTCATCACCTGCAGCTCTGGCCTCCACagccccatgtactttttcctgttcAACCTGGCCATCATGGACATCATGTGCACTTCCACTGTGCTGCCCAAGGTGCTGGTAGGCCTGGCCTGGGGGGAAAACGCCATCTCCTTTGAGGGTTGTATGGCCCAGCTCTTCTTCCTCGTTTGGTCAGGATCTTCTGAGCTGCTGCTGCTCACAGTCATGGCCTATGACcgttatgtggccatctgccGACCACTGCATTATGGGAGACTGATAAGCCTGCGGCTCTGCCTGGCATTGGCTGTGGCAGTCTGGGTCATTTCTGCACTGAGCTCCTCCATTAACACTAGTCTGACGGCACAACTGTCCTTCTGTGGCCCTAATGTAATCATTCACTTCTTCTGTGAGATCCCCCCACTGTTGCTGCTCTCGTGCAGTTCCACACATGTGAACAAGATCATGACACTCATAGCCGATGCCTTCTATGGAGGCATCAACTTCTTGCTCATCCTTGTGTCCTATGGCTTCATCATTCACAGCATCCTATGCATCCGCTCagctgaggggaagaggagggccttctccacctgctcctcccacctcaTCGTGGTCTCTGTCTACTACTCAGCCGTGTTCTGTGCCTACATCAGCCCAGTCTCCAGCTACAGCCCTGAGAGAAGCAAACTGGCTGGAGTGCTGTACACAACCATGAGCCCCACCCTAAACCCACTCATCTACACACTGAGGAACAAGGAGTTCAAGACAGCCCTAGGAAAACTCCTCCACTTTTGTAAACATTAA